A portion of the Methanomicrobia archaeon genome contains these proteins:
- a CDS encoding 4-hydroxy-tetrahydrodipicolinate reductase — protein sequence MAIKVAVAGAKGRTGGQIVQGILESETMELVAGFDLHGVGDELAPGVNVSSPEEMEKVLTAVKPQVLVDFTDATAAVENIKVAARNHVKLVVGTTGFSPEQFKELEEAIAGNVPAIISPNFSIGVNVFWKLIAEAARQLHPYQYHMEIIEMHHAHKKDAPSGTALKAAEILANYPAEGARSFVYGRQGITGERTNAEIGIHAVRAGEIVGEHTVLYAGKGERLEITHRLQSREALARGAIKAVEWISGKESGQIYSMDDMLSELG from the coding sequence ATGGCAATAAAAGTAGCGGTAGCAGGCGCCAAGGGGAGGACGGGCGGTCAAATCGTGCAGGGCATTTTAGAGAGCGAGACGATGGAGCTGGTGGCTGGTTTCGACCTTCATGGCGTGGGTGACGAGCTGGCGCCCGGCGTGAACGTGTCAAGTCCTGAGGAGATGGAGAAGGTGCTCACGGCGGTCAAGCCGCAGGTGCTCGTGGATTTTACGGACGCTACAGCCGCCGTCGAGAACATAAAAGTCGCCGCGCGTAATCACGTCAAGCTCGTGGTTGGCACGACGGGTTTTTCACCGGAGCAGTTTAAAGAGCTGGAAGAGGCTATTGCGGGTAACGTCCCTGCTATTATTTCCCCGAACTTCTCCATCGGTGTGAACGTCTTTTGGAAATTGATTGCAGAAGCTGCGCGACAGCTTCACCCCTATCAGTACCACATGGAGATCATCGAAATGCATCATGCGCATAAGAAGGACGCGCCGAGCGGAACAGCGTTGAAAGCCGCGGAGATTTTAGCCAACTATCCCGCAGAGGGTGCGAGATCGTTTGTTTATGGCCGACAGGGTATAACGGGCGAACGCACGAATGCGGAGATCGGAATCCATGCAGTACGCGCGGGCGAGATCGTTGGCGAGCATACCGTATTGTATGCGGGCAAAGGAGAACGCCTGGAGATAACCCACCGTTTACAGAGCCGCGAAGCACTCGCTCGGGGTGCAATCAAGGCTGTTGAATGGATCAGCGGTAAAGAAAGCGGCCAGATATACTCGATGGACGATATGCTGAGTGAACTGGGATAG
- a CDS encoding HD domain-containing protein — MSGNKKVKDLKVGSSVDSSFLVMEKELREFITKGGYYLQVKLGDSTGSIWARCWDRAEAVASRFELGDIVRVKGVVESFKGRLQVIFTPDGIARSTKTYDITEYLPRTSKDIDRLFDELVKTAESMENENLKRVVFAFLNDAAFVTSFKKAPAAKIHHHSYIGGLIEHTQSVAAICETIAQLYPELDRDLLLAGAILHDIGKTETYEYTFRIDITEEGGLVNHIVLGYQRVEAKIKRLKGFPEELRLRLLHLILSHHKHGEWGSPVKPLFAEAEALCYADMLDSQLKEFLQLQKREEEKGKEGIWSDFSWRLDRFLYLGTDKGKKQLQGSKRQE, encoded by the coding sequence ATGAGTGGGAATAAGAAGGTGAAGGATTTAAAAGTCGGCAGCTCGGTAGATTCCTCGTTTCTCGTAATGGAGAAGGAGCTGAGGGAATTCATCACGAAAGGGGGCTACTATCTCCAGGTGAAATTAGGCGACAGCACGGGCAGTATATGGGCGCGGTGCTGGGATCGGGCGGAGGCCGTTGCGTCGCGGTTCGAACTCGGGGATATTGTGCGCGTAAAGGGCGTCGTGGAATCCTTCAAGGGGCGCTTACAGGTGATCTTCACGCCAGACGGAATCGCACGAAGCACGAAAACCTACGATATCACGGAATACCTGCCACGGACTTCGAAGGATATCGACCGCCTATTCGATGAGTTAGTAAAGACGGCGGAAAGTATGGAGAACGAGAATTTAAAGCGTGTGGTTTTCGCCTTCCTCAATGACGCCGCGTTTGTAACTTCATTCAAAAAAGCTCCGGCCGCTAAGATACATCACCACAGTTATATCGGCGGGCTGATCGAGCATACGCAGTCTGTTGCGGCGATTTGCGAGACCATCGCCCAGCTTTACCCTGAGCTTGATCGTGACTTGCTGCTTGCGGGCGCCATCCTGCACGATATCGGAAAGACCGAGACGTACGAGTATACCTTCCGAATAGACATAACAGAGGAGGGCGGGCTTGTTAACCACATCGTGCTGGGCTACCAAAGGGTGGAGGCAAAAATAAAGAGACTGAAAGGCTTCCCGGAGGAACTTCGGCTGCGATTGCTGCATCTCATCCTGAGCCATCATAAGCACGGCGAATGGGGCTCCCCGGTGAAGCCGCTGTTCGCAGAGGCGGAAGCGTTATGTTATGCGGATATGCTCGATTCACAACTCAAGGAGTTCCTGCAGCTCCAGAAGCGCGAGGAAGAGAAAGGTAAAGAGGGCATCTGGAGCGATTTTAGCTGGCGATTGGATCGGTTCCTCTATCTGGGCACAGATAAGGGGAAAAAACAATTACAAGGATCGAAGAGGCAAGAATAG
- a CDS encoding GTP-binding protein translates to MTIEDEIKDIEDEIRTTSYNKATMHHIGRLKAKLARLKDDLQKRATAKSASKGAGYAVKKSGDATVVMVGYPSVGKSTLLNCLTGTNAEVAAYDFTTVDVIPGTLIYKGARIQLLDVPGLISGAAAGRGRGKEVLSIIRNADLILIIVDVLHPQQYDTLVKEVYDAGIRINAKPPEITIRKASRGGITVNSTVDLELDERMIKAVLAEYKIHNAEVLIRERITLDELIDTVAGNRKYIRALTILNKMDLVNPTQLRALKHQFPDAAVISAAVGINTDALKDRIYDELEFISIYMKPHGGSPDMDNPLVIKLDSTIADVCSTIHRDFIEKFRYARIWGASAKYGGQRVGLSHVLVDGDVVSIVTRR, encoded by the coding sequence ATGACCATCGAAGATGAGATCAAGGACATAGAGGACGAAATACGGACGACTTCGTACAACAAGGCGACTATGCACCACATCGGGCGGCTCAAAGCGAAACTTGCCAGGCTGAAGGATGATTTGCAAAAACGGGCGACCGCGAAATCCGCGAGTAAGGGGGCAGGTTACGCAGTTAAGAAATCTGGCGATGCTACGGTCGTCATGGTGGGTTATCCTTCCGTTGGCAAATCTACACTGCTCAATTGCCTTACCGGCACTAACGCCGAAGTTGCCGCGTACGATTTCACCACGGTCGACGTGATTCCGGGCACGCTGATTTACAAAGGTGCACGAATACAATTGCTCGATGTCCCAGGTCTTATTTCCGGCGCTGCGGCGGGACGTGGACGCGGAAAAGAGGTGCTCTCGATAATCCGAAACGCAGATCTCATTCTTATCATTGTGGACGTCCTGCATCCGCAGCAGTACGATACGTTGGTAAAAGAAGTATACGACGCAGGCATTCGAATTAATGCGAAACCGCCTGAGATTACCATCCGTAAAGCGAGTCGCGGCGGCATCACCGTTAACAGCACCGTCGACCTCGAACTTGATGAGAGGATGATCAAAGCGGTATTAGCAGAGTACAAAATACACAATGCTGAGGTTCTTATACGCGAACGCATCACACTCGATGAGCTTATTGACACGGTCGCGGGAAACCGGAAATACATCCGTGCACTCACGATCTTGAACAAGATGGATCTGGTAAATCCCACGCAGCTCCGGGCTCTCAAGCATCAGTTCCCCGACGCCGCGGTGATTTCCGCCGCGGTCGGGATAAACACCGACGCACTGAAAGATAGGATCTATGACGAGCTGGAATTCATAAGCATTTATATGAAGCCGCACGGCGGATCGCCGGATATGGATAACCCGCTGGTTATAAAGCTGGATTCCACGATCGCTGACGTCTGCTCCACCATTCATCGTGATTTCATCGAGAAGTTCCGCTATGCACGCATCTGGGGCGCGTCCGCGAAGTACGGCGGCCAGCGTGTCGGGCTCTCGCACGTGCTTGTCGACGGCGATGTGGTGAGCATCGTGACGCGACGATAA
- a CDS encoding CDP-alcohol phosphatidyltransferase family protein, with amino-acid sequence MTTKTKNTDANAKNTSLLKLLKPADLLSILNALFGFAAILFVLDGTSVTERALENALILILLAVVADCLDGTVARKMGSSPIGKYLDSLADMVSFGVAPAIAAYVLFKSHLRVPTTYTGVVLAVCSAYVVCGMLRLARFDAKPFFQKECFTKETTTLNTGSLFGKEKVSDGFFEGFPITGSATFLASFMLLTIELQPQVPIPLSVPILIGLIGLLCLLMTSRIRYRNIRDKRITIPAGMVFLTLFALYITSSAFIYPAIAVAVLTAFYICSPLLYKKRENFM; translated from the coding sequence ATGACTACTAAAACGAAAAACACAGACGCAAACGCAAAGAACACGAGCTTGTTAAAGCTGCTAAAACCAGCCGATTTGCTCTCTATCCTCAACGCGCTCTTCGGCTTCGCTGCGATACTATTCGTGCTTGATGGCACAAGCGTTACCGAACGAGCACTGGAAAATGCGCTTATCCTGATTTTACTCGCGGTCGTTGCTGACTGCTTGGATGGCACGGTAGCGCGGAAGATGGGAAGCTCCCCAATCGGCAAATATCTCGATTCGCTTGCCGATATGGTCTCCTTCGGTGTTGCGCCGGCGATTGCCGCCTATGTGCTCTTCAAGAGCCATTTACGGGTTCCCACCACGTATACTGGTGTTGTACTGGCAGTATGCAGTGCTTATGTAGTATGCGGCATGCTCCGGCTCGCACGATTTGACGCAAAACCTTTCTTTCAAAAAGAATGCTTCACCAAGGAAACAACAACTCTTAACACAGGTTCCCTTTTTGGGAAAGAAAAGGTGTCTGACGGCTTTTTCGAGGGCTTCCCCATTACCGGCAGTGCGACGTTTTTAGCTTCGTTCATGCTCCTGACCATCGAACTACAACCACAGGTTCCCATCCCGTTAAGCGTTCCTATTCTTATAGGACTAATAGGCCTGCTCTGCCTCTTGATGACCAGCAGGATACGATACCGGAACATACGAGATAAACGAATAACAATACCGGCAGGGATGGTGTTTTTAACACTGTTCGCCCTTTATATCACGTCTTCGGCATTTATTTATCCCGCAATCGCTGTGGCCGTATTAACAGCGTTTTATATTTGCAGCCCCTTATTATATAAGAAAAGGGAAAATTTTATGTGA